The Dyadobacter subterraneus genome window below encodes:
- a CDS encoding gliding motility-associated C-terminal domain-containing protein: MRNNLRFQLLILFISCFFVSQRAHATHARAGEITAKRIGNTNTYDVTFTGYFDVNTGKDAADLQNDVSMYFYPTGSNGQVAPRKVDRDRALLRDIGNNTTINVYTTRYAFPSTGDWTIAVMIDNRNNSILNLSPAPTSDLNFFVHTNLIINAFVGANQTPILLNAPIDLAAVGQRYIHNPGAFDADGDSIAYHLYTPQQNVRGTGLGVNLGYKDPNLVTPPGRTETGASPATFSMNALTGDLIWDAPVTRGFYNVAFVVEEWRDGVKIGDIIRDMQIIVVDARNDRPKLDLIPDLCVEAGTLVNQIVKATDKNGDKLTLTSTSGLYQATALVSPAYATFSVPQQGAQGTLTGQFTWQTGCNQIRLEPYEVLFKVEDGPGPNTPNPTLFQKLVDITTLHIKVYGPQPQNLAATAVTDAAGKAFKLTWDSYKCQVPGAKIVIYRREGCREISKDVCFTGLDGYGYEEIARVNADQVTYTDNNAGAGLKSGISYSYRIVVVFPRPDSDITQPGYLIGGGESKASEQVCIEVPLLMPVITNVTVDSTSDTRGIITVKWTRPTLQAGASIPAQYKLFRATGLSGTDFTNIATINTNLVAGAPDTIYVDKNLNTVANAYRYKLEYYYTDAGKLVKLDETDPASSVRLSQGSANPNAIRLNWTANVPWSNDNQTHRVYREDKSKPGTFNRIADVTVTGAASYTYTDDGTDKYAQDGTVNVTISKDVVYCYKVETVGSYNNTQIKVDPLYNFSQIICVSASDTTKPCVPVLSIDQLDCATITPDEFCDQTSFTNNLSWTYPNSANCDQAITAYRLYYTRYEGDTPTLLKEITAPAATTFAHEGLTSFAGCYYVTAVNKYGTESAPSNTVCKDNCPIFALPNVITPNGDGKNDLFTPLKCPSFVQSLDFKVFNRWGAKVYDSKDVNINWNGKNNSGNDLAAGQYYYEVIVNFESVQREGKPATFKGWVQILR, translated from the coding sequence ATGCGAAATAATTTACGATTTCAGCTTCTGATTCTTTTTATTTCCTGCTTTTTTGTGTCTCAACGGGCACATGCTACCCATGCAAGAGCTGGTGAAATAACCGCCAAAAGAATTGGAAATACTAATACCTATGATGTAACTTTTACGGGATACTTTGATGTAAATACTGGAAAGGATGCAGCGGATTTACAGAACGATGTATCAATGTATTTTTATCCAACCGGAAGCAATGGTCAGGTCGCACCCAGGAAGGTAGACAGGGATAGAGCTTTACTTAGGGATATCGGCAACAATACTACAATTAATGTTTATACAACGCGATACGCCTTCCCATCGACCGGAGACTGGACGATAGCAGTTATGATCGATAATCGAAACAACAGTATTTTAAATCTCAGCCCTGCACCAACAAGCGATCTTAATTTCTTTGTTCATACCAATCTTATTATCAACGCTTTCGTCGGTGCTAATCAAACTCCCATTTTACTCAACGCACCTATTGATCTGGCAGCAGTCGGACAACGGTACATTCACAACCCCGGTGCATTTGACGCAGACGGAGATAGTATTGCTTATCATCTTTACACTCCACAACAAAATGTACGAGGAACAGGTCTTGGTGTTAACCTTGGGTACAAAGATCCGAATCTGGTAACCCCTCCCGGCAGAACAGAAACCGGAGCGAGCCCTGCTACTTTTAGTATGAATGCCTTAACAGGCGACTTAATTTGGGATGCGCCTGTAACAAGAGGATTTTACAATGTAGCATTCGTCGTCGAGGAATGGCGTGACGGTGTGAAAATTGGTGACATTATCAGGGATATGCAGATTATTGTAGTCGATGCCCGGAACGACCGGCCAAAACTCGATTTAATTCCTGATCTGTGCGTCGAGGCAGGAACGCTGGTTAACCAGATCGTAAAAGCGACCGATAAAAACGGGGATAAACTTACGCTCACCAGTACCAGCGGGCTCTACCAGGCCACCGCGCTTGTGTCTCCTGCTTATGCCACTTTCTCAGTCCCCCAGCAAGGTGCACAAGGGACGCTCACAGGACAATTCACCTGGCAGACCGGCTGTAACCAGATCAGGCTTGAACCCTATGAAGTACTTTTCAAAGTTGAGGACGGCCCCGGACCCAATACCCCAAACCCTACCCTGTTCCAGAAACTGGTCGATATCACCACACTGCATATCAAGGTTTACGGGCCGCAGCCACAAAACCTGGCCGCAACCGCTGTCACCGATGCTGCCGGAAAAGCATTCAAGCTGACCTGGGATTCTTACAAATGTCAGGTGCCAGGCGCCAAAATTGTTATTTACAGAAGAGAGGGTTGCCGTGAAATTTCAAAAGATGTATGTTTTACAGGATTGGATGGTTATGGTTATGAGGAAATTGCAAGGGTCAATGCTGATCAGGTTACTTACACCGACAACAATGCAGGTGCAGGTCTGAAATCAGGAATTTCTTACAGTTACCGTATCGTGGTCGTATTCCCAAGACCTGATTCAGACATCACACAGCCAGGTTACTTGATCGGCGGCGGTGAAAGTAAAGCTTCTGAACAGGTTTGTATCGAAGTACCCCTTCTGATGCCGGTTATTACCAATGTCACTGTGGATTCTACAAGCGATACAAGAGGAATTATTACTGTGAAATGGACAAGACCAACTTTACAGGCTGGTGCTTCCATTCCTGCGCAGTACAAACTTTTCCGTGCAACAGGACTTTCAGGTACTGATTTTACAAACATCGCTACCATCAACACAAACCTGGTAGCCGGCGCGCCTGATACCATTTATGTTGATAAAAACCTGAACACGGTTGCCAATGCTTATCGTTATAAACTCGAATATTATTACACTGATGCAGGCAAACTTGTAAAACTGGACGAGACCGATCCGGCCAGCAGTGTCCGTTTATCACAAGGTTCGGCCAATCCGAATGCGATCAGATTGAACTGGACAGCCAATGTCCCATGGAGCAATGATAACCAGACGCACAGGGTGTACCGTGAAGACAAATCCAAACCCGGAACATTCAACAGGATTGCAGATGTCACAGTGACCGGCGCAGCTTCCTATACTTACACTGATGACGGAACAGATAAATATGCACAGGACGGAACAGTCAATGTGACCATTTCAAAAGATGTTGTTTACTGTTATAAAGTAGAAACCGTAGGATCTTACAACAATACCCAGATCAAGGTTGATCCGCTCTACAACTTCTCACAGATAATCTGTGTCTCTGCTTCGGATACCACAAAACCATGTGTGCCGGTGCTGAGTATTGACCAGCTGGATTGTGCCACAATTACACCGGATGAGTTCTGTGACCAGACTTCCTTTACAAACAATCTGTCATGGACATATCCGAACAGTGCAAACTGCGACCAGGCGATAACCGCTTACAGACTTTATTACACAAGGTATGAAGGTGACACGCCAACACTTCTGAAAGAAATCACAGCGCCGGCTGCCACTACTTTTGCACATGAGGGACTGACTTCTTTTGCAGGTTGTTATTACGTGACTGCGGTCAATAAATACGGGACAGAAAGTGCACCGAGCAACACCGTCTGCAAAGACAACTGTCCGATTTTTGCACTGCCGAATGTGATCACGCCAAACGGTGATGGCAAAAATGATCTTTTCACGCCGCTTAAATGTCCAAGTTTTGTTCAGTCACTGGACTTCAAAGTGTTTAACCGCTGGGGTGCCAAAGTGTATGATTCCAAAGATGTGAACATCAACTGGAACGGAAAAAACAACAGTGGAAACGATCTGGCAGCAGGACAGTATTATTATGAAGTGATTGTTAATTTCGAGTCTGTACAGCGTGAAGGAAAACCAGCCACTTTCAAAGGTTGGGTCCAGATTCTTAGATAA
- a CDS encoding fumarate reductase/succinate dehydrogenase flavoprotein subunit, producing MATSSRLDARIPQGSLEDKWEKYKSSVPLVNPANKRNIEVIVVGTGLAGASAAATLAEMGYKVKAFCFQDSPRRAHSIAAQGGINAAKNYQNDGDSVHRLFYDTIKGGDYRSREANVHRLAEVSGNIIDQCVAQGVPFAREYGGLLSNRSFGGVQVQRTFYAAGQTGQQLLLGAYSGLQRQVGMGTITMYNRHEMLDVVKIDGKCRGIIARNLITGELERHSAHAVLLCTGGYGNVFYLSTNAMGSNVTAAWKAHKRGAFFGNPCFTQIHPTCIPVSGEHQSKLTLMSESLRNDGRIWVPKKQNDTRAGNEIPEDERDYYLERRYPAFGNLVPRDIASRAAKERCDAGYGVGTSKLAVFLDFSAAFHRYGQGEANKNNITNASEAQILEWGKAVVKEKYGNLFDMYKQITGEDPYEVPMRIYPAVHYTMGGLWVDYNLMTTVPGLYSLGEANFSDHGANRLGASALMQGLADGYFVIPITVGAYLAGEIRTGKISTDHEAFVQTEKEVNDRIQKLITIQGKTSPELFHRRLGKIMWDKCGMARNEKGLKEAILEIRALREEFWKDVKVMGTVKDFNPELDKANRVADFIELGELMCIDALTRNESCGGHFREEYQTEEGEALRDDENFMFVSAWEHIGTEKWELHKEELVYDNIKIAQRSYK from the coding sequence ATGGCAACTTCATCTCGTCTGGATGCCAGAATACCTCAAGGCTCGCTGGAAGATAAGTGGGAAAAATACAAATCATCAGTACCCCTTGTAAACCCTGCCAACAAGCGTAATATTGAAGTAATTGTAGTAGGAACCGGTTTGGCTGGTGCCTCTGCTGCTGCTACGCTGGCGGAAATGGGATACAAAGTAAAAGCATTTTGTTTTCAGGATTCCCCTCGTCGTGCGCACTCTATTGCTGCACAGGGTGGTATCAATGCTGCTAAAAATTACCAAAATGATGGTGACTCGGTTCATCGTCTTTTTTACGATACAATTAAAGGAGGAGATTACCGGTCACGCGAAGCAAATGTGCATCGTCTGGCGGAAGTTTCCGGAAATATTATTGACCAATGCGTTGCACAAGGTGTTCCTTTTGCACGTGAGTACGGCGGACTTCTTTCCAACCGGTCTTTCGGTGGGGTGCAGGTTCAGCGTACATTTTATGCGGCTGGACAAACTGGTCAGCAGCTTTTATTAGGTGCTTATTCAGGTTTGCAGCGCCAGGTTGGGATGGGAACAATCACCATGTACAACCGTCACGAAATGCTTGATGTTGTAAAAATCGACGGAAAGTGTCGTGGTATCATTGCAAGAAACCTGATTACAGGTGAATTGGAAAGACATTCGGCTCACGCAGTTTTACTTTGTACAGGTGGTTACGGAAACGTATTTTATCTGTCAACAAATGCGATGGGTAGTAATGTTACGGCTGCCTGGAAAGCGCATAAGCGTGGTGCATTCTTCGGAAACCCATGTTTTACGCAAATTCACCCGACATGTATTCCGGTATCCGGTGAGCATCAGTCGAAACTGACTTTGATGTCAGAATCACTTCGTAATGATGGTCGTATCTGGGTTCCGAAAAAACAAAACGATACACGTGCCGGAAATGAAATTCCGGAAGACGAAAGAGATTATTACCTGGAACGTCGTTACCCGGCTTTTGGTAACCTTGTTCCACGCGATATCGCTTCCCGTGCTGCGAAGGAAAGATGTGATGCAGGATATGGGGTAGGTACTTCCAAGCTGGCAGTATTCCTTGATTTCTCAGCAGCTTTCCACCGTTACGGACAAGGAGAAGCAAATAAAAATAATATTACCAATGCCTCAGAAGCCCAGATTCTGGAATGGGGTAAGGCGGTAGTGAAAGAAAAGTATGGTAACCTTTTCGATATGTATAAGCAGATCACAGGAGAAGATCCTTATGAAGTGCCTATGCGTATTTATCCTGCGGTTCACTATACAATGGGCGGACTTTGGGTTGATTACAACTTAATGACAACTGTTCCGGGATTGTATTCATTAGGCGAAGCAAATTTCTCAGATCACGGTGCAAACCGTTTGGGAGCTTCTGCGCTGATGCAAGGTTTGGCAGATGGTTATTTTGTAATTCCAATTACTGTTGGAGCTTACCTGGCGGGTGAAATCAGAACCGGTAAAATTTCTACCGATCATGAAGCGTTCGTTCAGACTGAAAAGGAAGTAAATGACAGAATTCAGAAACTGATCACGATTCAGGGAAAAACTTCTCCTGAATTATTCCACCGCCGTTTGGGTAAAATTATGTGGGATAAATGTGGAATGGCACGTAATGAAAAAGGATTGAAAGAAGCTATTTTGGAAATCCGTGCACTGCGTGAAGAATTCTGGAAAGATGTTAAAGTAATGGGTACTGTAAAAGATTTCAACCCAGAGCTTGACAAAGCAAACCGTGTTGCCGACTTTATCGAATTAGGTGAATTGATGTGTATTGATGCATTAACACGTAATGAATCTTGTGGCGGTCACTTCCGTGAGGAATACCAGACAGAAGAAGGTGAAGCACTTCGTGATGATGAGAACTTTATGTTTGTGTCGGCATGGGAGCATATCGGAACTGAGAAATGGGAGCTTCATAAAGAAGAGCTTGTTTACGATAACATTAAAATCGCTCAGAGAAGTTATAAGTAG
- a CDS encoding succinate dehydrogenase/fumarate reductase iron-sulfur subunit, which translates to MRLTLKVWRQSNTDTQGGFESYNLDGVSPDMSFLEMFDILNEQLIEENKEPVAFDHDCREGICGSCSMFINGRPHGPLKGVTTCQLHMRSFQDGDTITVEPWRAAGFPVIKDLVVDRDGFDRIISAGGFVSVNTGNAQDANNLPIAKENADDAFAAAACIGCGACVAACKNASAMLFVSAKISQLALLPQGQAERSIRAEKMVAQMDAEGFGNCTNTHACSAECPKEISFENIARMNREYIGAKSSSKAV; encoded by the coding sequence ATGCGTCTTACGCTTAAAGTGTGGAGACAAAGCAATACAGATACACAAGGAGGATTTGAAAGCTATAATCTGGACGGCGTTTCTCCAGATATGTCCTTCCTTGAAATGTTCGATATTCTTAACGAACAATTAATTGAAGAAAATAAAGAGCCTGTCGCGTTTGACCACGATTGTAGAGAAGGTATTTGTGGATCTTGTTCAATGTTTATCAATGGACGTCCACACGGACCTTTGAAAGGCGTAACAACGTGTCAGTTGCATATGCGTTCTTTCCAGGATGGTGATACAATCACAGTGGAGCCATGGAGAGCAGCAGGATTTCCGGTGATTAAGGATTTGGTTGTAGATCGTGATGGTTTTGACCGTATTATATCAGCTGGTGGATTTGTGTCTGTTAACACAGGAAATGCACAGGATGCAAACAATCTTCCAATCGCAAAAGAAAATGCTGATGATGCATTTGCAGCTGCGGCCTGTATTGGTTGCGGGGCTTGTGTAGCAGCTTGTAAAAATGCATCTGCGATGTTGTTCGTATCTGCTAAAATTTCTCAGCTTGCTTTATTGCCACAAGGCCAGGCTGAGCGTAGTATTCGTGCAGAGAAGATGGTAGCGCAAATGGATGCAGAAGGTTTTGGTAACTGTACCAACACTCATGCTTGTTCAGCTGAATGTCCAAAAGAGATCAGCTTTGAGAATATCGCACGCATGAACCGTGAATATATCGGAGCAAAATCTTCTTCGAAAGCAGTTTAG
- a CDS encoding TetR/AcrR family transcriptional regulator, whose protein sequence is MKIDTKIKKRDRERTKGKILKAVGEVIEQFGTEKVGVNLIARTAGVNKVLIYRYFESVDGLMEQYVKSGEYVSTMGDDYIDNMGNIPAEERGKALTSLMNTFLSDLRERKATRDLLRWEIGTGKTMLSDARNQIATRIVDKIGDLPNCKDTSALMAFLTAGIYYMTISSDYREKIIDVDLHSDEGWNRITNVIESIIVNVA, encoded by the coding sequence ATGAAAATCGACACAAAAATTAAAAAAAGAGACCGGGAACGGACTAAGGGTAAAATCCTTAAGGCCGTAGGTGAGGTCATTGAGCAATTTGGAACTGAAAAAGTTGGGGTAAACCTGATTGCGAGAACAGCCGGAGTTAACAAAGTACTGATTTACAGATACTTTGAAAGCGTAGACGGTTTGATGGAACAATATGTAAAATCCGGAGAATACGTTTCCACCATGGGAGACGATTATATAGATAACATGGGCAACATTCCAGCAGAAGAACGCGGAAAAGCATTGACTAGTTTAATGAATACATTTCTTAGCGATTTGCGCGAACGTAAGGCCACACGAGATCTTTTGAGATGGGAAATCGGAACTGGCAAAACCATGCTGTCAGACGCAAGAAATCAGATTGCCACACGCATTGTTGACAAAATCGGTGACTTGCCAAATTGTAAAGACACCAGTGCTTTGATGGCATTTCTGACAGCCGGCATTTATTACATGACTATTTCAAGCGACTATCGTGAAAAAATAATCGATGTGGATCTGCATTCTGATGAAGGCTGGAATCGAATAACAAATGTTATTGAAAGCATTATTGTGAATGTTGCCTAA
- a CDS encoding succinate dehydrogenase cytochrome b subunit, with protein MSWFTQALTSSIGKKLIMSLTGLFLISFLVIHATINAMIFYNDGGETFSHWGHFMGTNPIIRTLEIGLVLGFLIHIADGLWLTKLNQSARPVKYAVTNPSANSTWYSRSMGLLGTLILIFLVIHTSHFWIPNRTNQFATGEELNLYQMMLDIFQNIWVVIIYVLGCFSLAWHLLHGFQSAFKTLGLYHLKYNGAIHVVGVAFSIVVPIIFALMPISIYLGWVY; from the coding sequence ATGTCTTGGTTTACACAAGCGTTAACAAGTTCCATCGGTAAGAAGCTGATTATGTCGCTTACCGGTTTATTTTTGATCAGTTTTCTGGTAATACATGCAACCATCAATGCAATGATTTTTTACAATGATGGGGGCGAAACTTTTTCTCACTGGGGACATTTCATGGGAACAAATCCCATAATCCGGACCCTTGAAATCGGTTTGGTACTAGGTTTTCTTATTCATATTGCGGATGGTCTGTGGTTGACAAAACTTAACCAGAGTGCAAGACCTGTGAAGTATGCTGTAACCAACCCAAGTGCCAACAGTACATGGTATTCCCGCAGTATGGGTTTGCTGGGTACATTGATCCTGATCTTTTTAGTGATCCATACCTCACATTTCTGGATTCCAAACCGTACCAATCAATTTGCTACGGGAGAAGAGCTTAATCTTTATCAGATGATGCTTGACATTTTCCAGAACATCTGGGTTGTGATCATCTATGTACTTGGCTGTTTCTCACTTGCCTGGCATTTATTGCACGGTTTTCAAAGCGCCTTTAAAACATTGGGTCTTTATCATTTGAAATATAACGGTGCGATTCATGTGGTTGGCGTTGCATTTTCGATTGTTGTCCCGATAATTTTCGCGCTGATGCCAATCTCAATCTATCTTGGATGGGTTTATTAA
- the fabD gene encoding ACP S-malonyltransferase — protein sequence MKKAYIFPGQGSQFKGMGLDLYQSSDSAKSFFDQANDILGFDITKIMFEGTDEELKQTNVTQPAIFIHSVVLAKISEDFTPNMVAGHSLGEFSALVAAGALSFDDGLRLVAKRADAMQKACLLRPSTMAAILGLDDKTIEEICAGITDEIVVPANYNCPGQVVISGTIEGVEKACELLKAAGAKRALLLQVGGAFHSPLMEPAREELAAAINEAQFQSPLCPVYQNVNAKPATEVSVIKENLIAQLTAPVRWTQSVEQMVADGAGLFVECGPGKVLQGLVKKISSGVELKSI from the coding sequence ATGAAAAAAGCCTACATATTTCCGGGACAAGGTTCACAGTTCAAAGGAATGGGTTTAGACTTATATCAAAGCTCTGATTCAGCCAAATCATTTTTTGATCAGGCAAACGATATTCTGGGATTTGACATTACCAAAATTATGTTTGAGGGCACCGACGAGGAGCTTAAACAAACAAATGTTACACAGCCTGCAATTTTCATCCACTCCGTGGTGCTGGCAAAAATCAGTGAAGATTTTACGCCAAACATGGTAGCAGGGCATTCTCTTGGAGAGTTTTCTGCCCTTGTAGCAGCGGGAGCACTTTCTTTCGACGATGGTTTACGATTGGTGGCCAAACGCGCCGATGCCATGCAAAAAGCATGTTTATTGCGCCCGTCAACAATGGCCGCAATTTTAGGACTTGACGATAAAACGATAGAGGAAATTTGTGCAGGAATAACCGACGAAATTGTTGTTCCTGCTAATTATAACTGCCCGGGCCAAGTTGTGATATCAGGAACCATTGAAGGTGTGGAAAAAGCCTGTGAGCTGTTAAAAGCTGCCGGTGCCAAGCGCGCACTTTTACTTCAGGTTGGTGGTGCTTTCCATTCTCCTTTGATGGAGCCGGCACGCGAGGAACTTGCAGCTGCCATTAATGAGGCGCAGTTTCAGTCCCCACTTTGTCCGGTATATCAAAATGTAAATGCAAAACCGGCAACGGAAGTTTCTGTGATCAAAGAAAACCTTATTGCACAACTAACAGCACCCGTAAGATGGACACAATCTGTTGAGCAAATGGTAGCCGACGGAGCTGGATTATTTGTTGAATGCGGTCCTGGAAAAGTGTTACAGGGACTAGTGAAAAAGATATCCAGCGGTGTTGAGTTAAAAAGTATTTGA